The following nucleotide sequence is from Flavimarina sp. Hel_I_48.
CGATCTCTTTTCTATACGCATAACGAAAAGATGTGGTAGTTTTGCGGCGTGGAAGAATTTAAAAGAAAATGGGAAATAACCAAAAACTGGCAACTGTTTTACCCGGTTTTTGGAGTGCTGTTGTCGCTGGGATTTGGCCTTCTTATCGCCTGGCGCATAGGCGAATCTTATTATAGTTCGCACGAATTGTATTTCCTTTTTACCGCTATCCTCACATTGCTTTTCACGTATCTTATCATCAAAATCTGCCTGTTTTGTTTTGTAAAACTGAAAAATAAATGGAAGGTAAATGCCCGGTGGGAATTTATCGCTATTTTCATCGTATTTGCCATCACCGGCTCTACCGCCGGCCGTTTATCAAGCCCCGTGATGGATGCCCTGGGATTGGGCAGCGATGCTATTTCGGGATGGATTTACTGGCCGTTGCGCATTATACTTATCTTCCCGCTGTACCAAATACTTTTGATTCTCGTGGGATGGATTTTTGGTCAATATGACTTTTTCTACGCTTTTGAAAAGAAGATGCTGTCCCGGTTTGGCCTCGGGTTTTTATTCAAAAAGTAGTCGTTTTAAGCCATTTTTAGTCCATTTTTCCAGAAATTTTAAGATAAGCTTTTCCTATATGGGCAACTACATCACCCACGCTCAAAGCTTCAAATCCCATTTTTTTAGCAGCCAGATCGCCTGCAAGTCCGTGAAGGTAAACGCCCACTATAGCGGCATTTAACGAAGAATATCCTTGTGCGATGAGTGCGGTTATGATTCCCGTAAGCACATCACCGGTGCCGCCGGTTGCCATACCAGGATTTCCCGTGGTATTGATATACAATTGCTTGTTGTGAACGGTTATCGTATTTGCGCCCTTGATAACGAGCACCAGATTATATGTTGAAGCGAATTCTTTTGCCTTTTCCAGTTTGTCAAAATCGTCTTCCCACTCCCCTATTAACCGCTGAAGCTCTTTGGGATGTGGCGTCAGCACCGTTTCCGGCGGCAATGCGTTGAGGAACTCTTTATTTTTAGAAATACAGTTTAGCGCATCTGCGTCTATGACCAGCGGTTTTTGATTGACTTTCAGAAAATTCCCCAAAGCCTTGATGGTAATGGGTGCGGTTTCCATTCCCATACCTATCCCGATGACATCTGGTTCCAGATCAAAGGCTATTTCTTCTATCATTTTCCCGGTATGCCTATCTGTAAGCACCATAACTTCTGGAATCGTGCTCTGTAAAATAGGCATGGCAAACTGCGGAATATAGGTAGAAACGAGTCCGCTGCCTGCTTTGAGGCACGCTTTCGCCGAAAGGACAACAGCACCCATTTTTCCGTAGCTACCGCCTATTATTAGACTATGTCCAAAAGTTCCTTTGTGGGTGTATTTATCGCGCTTTTTATAGCGTTTTTTGATTTCGGCAAAGTCTATCAGACGTATATCGGTCTGCGCTTCGGAAAGGTATGCATCATCAAGTCCTATATCAAGCACTTTCCATTCTTTAATATTTTTACCGGTTTGTGGTAGAAACATGACCAACTTGGGCACCTGAAAAGTCAATAACATATCCACCTGTACGACCGGTTCATCCTCTTTTGGCACTTCGTCAAGATAAAGTCCGGAAGCGATATCTATTCCAACCACAAAAGCGCTGCTATTATTGATATGCCTGAATAACTCCTGCACCCACTCTGGCGCCGGCCGATTGTAACCAATACCAAAAATGGCATCTATAACGGTCTCTTCTGGCTTAATTTCTGGCAGTTCACTAGATTCCTGAATTTCCTGAACTTTGGCGTTTTCTTCCTTTTCAAGTTTCTTTTTAGAAGCTTCAAAATCGGCAGATCGTTTATCAGCGTAGGCAACTATATAGGTTTGCACCTTAAAACCTTCGGCAAGCAACCTTCTTGCAATCACGAGACCGTCGCCTCCATTATTCCCTATTCCACAAAAAACATGGATTTTTTCCGTTTTCGATAGGTTGTTGTTGAGCCAGTCAAACGCTTTGCCAGAAGCCCGCTCCATAAGTGTCAAAGACGTGATATCTTGATTCTGTATCGTCGCTTGATCTGCCTTATAGATTTGATCGCGATTTAAAATTTTCATGCTATACTATTTGAGTTGAAGGATTCCACAAGAATCTTGCGTTTTACATCAAATAATTCAAAGAACAGTCTTTAAATTAAGTGTGGTTACCAAATTCTGAAAAATCCACTTTAAACCTTGAGTATCCCAGTAAAAATAATACTTTTGAGTCTTAACCTCATGAGCATGAAAGCGATTAAGGCCTATTTTATCATTCTTTTAAAGATAACAGGTTAGAAAGCAATTTCCCGGTACATTTTTATCGATAAACACTTTTGCGGGATGCGCCGCGTGTTTTTCGATATTGGCATGAATTGGGAGAAATCGACATTGAAAATCGGTTAATGCGGGGAAGCACATAAATTAATTAATCAAGATCCAAACACTTCTATTATGCGTGTTTTAAAATTCGGTGGCACTTCCGTGGGAAGCGTTGACAACATAAAACAAGTAATCAAAATTGCTGAACAGGCTGCGGCCAAAGAAAATATAGTCATTGTCGTTTCCGCTTTTGGCGGAATTACGGATATGCTTTTAAAATCTGGTATTGCGGCAAGTACAAAAAATGATTACAAGGAAGTGTTAGGGGAAATTACCGGAAAGCACATTTCTTTTACAAATGCCCTTCTGGAAAATGATACGGAGGCCGTTCAAGAAGTGGAAACGATCCTTGACGAATTGAAAAGCCTGCTGGAAGGGATTCATCTTATTAATGAACTTTCCCCAAAAACCGTTGATAAACTACTTGCTTTTGGTGAATTATTATCTTCTAATATCATCGCCCGCGCGATGTATGCAGCAAATCTGGACGCCACCAGAAAAGACAGCCGTGACCTGATTACCACAAATGATAAGCATACCCGGGCTTCTGTAAATTATAAAGTGACCAACGCCCAACTAGAGCATTATTTTGCAAAAGCGAAGCACAATATCACGGTAATGCCCGGTTTTGTTGCAAGCACCGCCACGGGAGAAACCAGTACACTGGGCCGCGGGGGTTCAGACTTTACCGCTGCGATTATCGCGGCAGCGCTTGAGGTGGATGAAGTTGAGATCTATACTGATGTGAGCGGTATGTATACCGCCAACCCAAAGATCGTCAAGCAGGCACGTCCCATCGCAGATATTTCCTATCATGAGGCCATGGAGCTTTCGCATTTTGGCGCAAAAGTGCTCTACCCACCCACCATTGTACCGGTAATGAGCAAAAATATTCCCATTCGCATCAAAAATACGATGAGACCCGAAGACCCCGGTACACTTATCCATACGAGTGAAGCCCAGGGCGGCAATCCTATAAAAGGGCTCAGCAATATCAATAATACCGCACTTCTCACCTTAGAAGGTGGCGGTATGGTAGGAATGCCCGGTATAAGCAAGCGCTTGTTTGAAACGCTTTCCAAAGAAGCGATCAATGTAATTTTGATCACGCAGGCATCCAGCGAACACAGTATTTGCCTGGGTGTAATGGAAGAAGATGCCGGGCGTGCAAAACTTGCCATTGATGAAGAATTTCAAAATGAGATCACACTCAACAAAATCGATCCACTCACCATTGAAATTGGGCTTTCCATCATTGCCCTCGTAGGGGATAGAATGAAGAGCCACCAGGGCACCAGCGGAAAAATGTTCAGTACCCTTGGGCAGAATAACGTAAATATTCGCGCCATTGCACAGGGAGCAAGCGAAAAAAATATTTCTGCTGTGATTGCCCAGCGTGATGTAAAAAAAGCCCTTAACAGTTTGCATGAGCGCTTTTTTGAAGAACAGCGCAAGCAGCTCAATTTATTCATTACCGGTGTGGGCAATGTGGGTGCACGACTGCTTGATCAGATTGCACAACAGCAGCAATACCTTAAAAGCGAACTCAAAATAAACCTGCGGGTGCTCGGTTTGAGCAACTCACGTAAAATGGTGATCAAAAAGAACGGAATTGACCTCAGTTCATGGAAAGAAGCCCTTGAAAATGGGGAGGATGCCACTATTGACACCTACTACGAGAAAATCGTCGCGCTCAACCAGCGCAATAGTATATTTGTGGATATAACCGCAAATGCTGATGTTGCTGCTGTTTATGGTAAATATTTGAAGCAAAGTATTGCGGTTGTAGCCTGTAATAAAATTGCCTGCTCAGCAGATTATGAGCAGTATGAAAAGTTAAAAGAACTCAGTAAAAACTACAATGCGCCCCTGCTTTTTGAAACGAACGTGGGTGCGGGCCTTCCCATTATAGACACCCTAAACAATCTTATCGCATCGGGAGACCGGGTTCGCAAGATACAGGCGGTACTTTCGGGAAGTTTGAATTTTGTGTTCAATAATTTTGCTCCCGGCGGAAACTTTCACGATGTGGTTCAAGAGGCAAAAGCCGAAGGATTTACAGAACCTGATCCACGTATTGACCTCAGCGGTGTGGATGTTGCCAGGAAAATTCTGATTTTAGCACGGGAAAGCGGATTAAAAATGAACCTTGAGGATATTGAAAACAAGTCCTTTTTAACCGAAAACAACCTGAAAAGTGACAGCGTTGACCACTTTTTTGAAACCTTAAAAGAAGATGCCGCACACTTTGAGCAATTGGTTTCCGCTGCTGCAGCAAAAGGCAACCGTCTTAAATATGTAGCAGAACTTGATAACGGCAAAGCCAGTGTGGGCCTGCAGGATGTACCGCAGGGTCATCCTTTTTATAACCTGGAAGGTAAAGACAATATCGTCCTGTTTTTTACAGACCGCTATCCAGAGCAGCCTTTACTTATTAAAGGTGCCGGTGCAGGTGGCGATGTTACCGCTTCGGGATTATTTTCAGATATTATAAGGACAAGCACTTTCTAAATTTACCCAATGAAAGAATTGAAACAAGTGCGGGTCTTTTCACCGGCAACCGTCGCTAATGTAAATTGCGGTTTTGATGTGCTGGGCTTTGCCCTGCATGGGTTGGGCGACGAAATGGTCTTACGCAAAGTAGCGCAAAAAGGAATAAAAATCACTTCGGTCACCGGCGCCGAACTTCCCATGGAAACATCGCAGAATGTAAGCGGTGTTGCCGGTGAAGCCATGCTTAATGCCTTAAATCTGGATTATGGTTTTGAGATCGAAATTCATAAGAAGATCAGATTGGGCAGCGGCGTAGGAAGCAGTGCGGCCAGCGCGGCCGGTGTGGTTTTTGGTATCAACCAGTTTTTAAAAAAACCCTTTTCCAACCTGGAATTGACACGCTTTGGGATGAAAGGCGAGGCGGTGGCCAGTGGAAATGAACATGCAGATAATGTGGCGCCGTGCATCTATGGCGGTTTTACGCTTATAACCGGTTATGATCCCTTAAAAATCGTTGCGCTTCCCGTACCGCGCGATCTTTTTGTGACCATAATCCACCCGCATATCAGTATCAAGACCAGAGAAGCGCGCGAGCTTCTTCCGCAGCAGGTTTCCATGCAGGCGGCGATTCAGCAGAGCGGTAATCTTGCCGGACTTGTCGCCGGACTTTACGAGAACGACTACGAACTGATAGGAACGAGTACGCAGGATGCGCTCGTAGAAGGTCACCGCAAAGCGCTGATCCCGCACTTTGATGAGTTAAAAGCAACTGCGCTAAAAGCTGGCGGACTGGCGTTTGGGATCAGTGGATCTGGGCCTTCTATGTTTACTTTAACCGAAGGAATCGAGACCGCCAGAAATGTGGAAAAGAAATTAGTAAAGGTTCTCGCAAAACATAAGTTGCAAACCGATAGTTACGTATCATCCATATCCACTTCTGGAAATCAAGTGTTAGAACGCAATTAGAATATTAACGATTTACGTTTGATCAAACAGTTGCAGAAGTTTGAAAAATAGCCGAAAATCGAGTAATTGATGTGGTTTTTTAGCCAAAAAAGGACAAATAATACCGAAAAATAAAAGAAAATGCAATTTTATAGCCTCAACCATAAAGCGCCAAAAGTAGGTCTTGAAGAAGCCATCACCCGGGGGATTGCCCCAGACAAAGGCCTTTATTTTCCGGAAGAAATAAAGGCCTTGCCAAAGTCATTTTTTGATAAAATCGAAGAACTAGACAATAACGAGATTGCCTTTGAGGCGATCAAACAATTTGTGGAAGGCGCCATTCCAGAGGATAAACTGAAAGAAATAATCGCGGATGTACTCTCTTTTGAATTTCCGCTGGAAGAAATTGAGGAAAATGTGGCCGCCCTTGAACTTTTTCACGGTCCCACGATGGCTTTTAAAGACGTTGGCGCACGTTTTATGGCGCGTTGCCTGGGTTATTTTGCCGCAAAAAAAGAGACACGGGAACCGGTCACCGTTCTTGTGGCGACCAGTGGTGATACCGGTGGCGCCGTGGCACGCGGATTTTTAAATGTGGAAGGTGTTGATGTTGTTATCCTCTACCCCACGGGAAAAGTGAGCGATGTACAGGAAAAACAGCTTACCACCTTAGGCGCAAACATTACCGCCCTTGAAGTTGATGGTGTTTTTGATGATTGCCAGCGTATGGTCAAAAAAGCGTTCCTGGATGATGAGATCACTGCAAACCGAAAATT
It contains:
- a CDS encoding bifunctional ADP-dependent NAD(P)H-hydrate dehydratase/NAD(P)H-hydrate epimerase, whose amino-acid sequence is MKILNRDQIYKADQATIQNQDITSLTLMERASGKAFDWLNNNLSKTEKIHVFCGIGNNGGDGLVIARRLLAEGFKVQTYIVAYADKRSADFEASKKKLEKEENAKVQEIQESSELPEIKPEETVIDAIFGIGYNRPAPEWVQELFRHINNSSAFVVGIDIASGLYLDEVPKEDEPVVQVDMLLTFQVPKLVMFLPQTGKNIKEWKVLDIGLDDAYLSEAQTDIRLIDFAEIKKRYKKRDKYTHKGTFGHSLIIGGSYGKMGAVVLSAKACLKAGSGLVSTYIPQFAMPILQSTIPEVMVLTDRHTGKMIEEIAFDLEPDVIGIGMGMETAPITIKALGNFLKVNQKPLVIDADALNCISKNKEFLNALPPETVLTPHPKELQRLIGEWEDDFDKLEKAKEFASTYNLVLVIKGANTITVHNKQLYINTTGNPGMATGGTGDVLTGIITALIAQGYSSLNAAIVGVYLHGLAGDLAAKKMGFEALSVGDVVAHIGKAYLKISGKMD
- a CDS encoding homoserine kinase, coding for MKELKQVRVFSPATVANVNCGFDVLGFALHGLGDEMVLRKVAQKGIKITSVTGAELPMETSQNVSGVAGEAMLNALNLDYGFEIEIHKKIRLGSGVGSSAASAAGVVFGINQFLKKPFSNLELTRFGMKGEAVASGNEHADNVAPCIYGGFTLITGYDPLKIVALPVPRDLFVTIIHPHISIKTREARELLPQQVSMQAAIQQSGNLAGLVAGLYENDYELIGTSTQDALVEGHRKALIPHFDELKATALKAGGLAFGISGSGPSMFTLTEGIETARNVEKKLVKVLAKHKLQTDSYVSSISTSGNQVLERN
- the thrA gene encoding bifunctional aspartate kinase/homoserine dehydrogenase I; the encoded protein is MRVLKFGGTSVGSVDNIKQVIKIAEQAAAKENIVIVVSAFGGITDMLLKSGIAASTKNDYKEVLGEITGKHISFTNALLENDTEAVQEVETILDELKSLLEGIHLINELSPKTVDKLLAFGELLSSNIIARAMYAANLDATRKDSRDLITTNDKHTRASVNYKVTNAQLEHYFAKAKHNITVMPGFVASTATGETSTLGRGGSDFTAAIIAAALEVDEVEIYTDVSGMYTANPKIVKQARPIADISYHEAMELSHFGAKVLYPPTIVPVMSKNIPIRIKNTMRPEDPGTLIHTSEAQGGNPIKGLSNINNTALLTLEGGGMVGMPGISKRLFETLSKEAINVILITQASSEHSICLGVMEEDAGRAKLAIDEEFQNEITLNKIDPLTIEIGLSIIALVGDRMKSHQGTSGKMFSTLGQNNVNIRAIAQGASEKNISAVIAQRDVKKALNSLHERFFEEQRKQLNLFITGVGNVGARLLDQIAQQQQYLKSELKINLRVLGLSNSRKMVIKKNGIDLSSWKEALENGEDATIDTYYEKIVALNQRNSIFVDITANADVAAVYGKYLKQSIAVVACNKIACSADYEQYEKLKELSKNYNAPLLFETNVGAGLPIIDTLNNLIASGDRVRKIQAVLSGSLNFVFNNFAPGGNFHDVVQEAKAEGFTEPDPRIDLSGVDVARKILILARESGLKMNLEDIENKSFLTENNLKSDSVDHFFETLKEDAAHFEQLVSAAAAKGNRLKYVAELDNGKASVGLQDVPQGHPFYNLEGKDNIVLFFTDRYPEQPLLIKGAGAGGDVTASGLFSDIIRTSTF
- a CDS encoding DUF6787 family protein, which gives rise to MEEFKRKWEITKNWQLFYPVFGVLLSLGFGLLIAWRIGESYYSSHELYFLFTAILTLLFTYLIIKICLFCFVKLKNKWKVNARWEFIAIFIVFAITGSTAGRLSSPVMDALGLGSDAISGWIYWPLRIILIFPLYQILLILVGWIFGQYDFFYAFEKKMLSRFGLGFLFKK